A genomic region of Raphanus sativus cultivar WK10039 chromosome 6, ASM80110v3, whole genome shotgun sequence contains the following coding sequences:
- the LOC108809061 gene encoding non-specific lipid transfer protein GPI-anchored 12, whose amino-acid sequence MLKANILKGLFLLFTLSSAQTPPAPEPVPADGPSSPTNCLVSMLNVSDCLSYVQVGSTETKPEAACCPELAGMAQSSPECVCNLLGGGASPRFGVKLDKQRAEELSSICGVKAPSPSLCSVLGFPTISPAGSEDSSSGGSEGSDKDKKNGGGMATKGYGLALNSLVLALFTIFSLY is encoded by the exons ATGCTCAAAGCCAACATTCTCAAAGGCCTTTTCCTCCTCTTCACTCTCTCCTCCGCGCAGACCCCTCCGGCACCAGAACCAGTGCCCGCAGATGGACCTTCTTCTCCGACGAACTGTCTAGTGAGTATGCTAAACGTATCAGACTGTCTCTCGTACGTTCAGGTAGGGAGTACCGAGACTAAGCCAGAAGCTGCCTGTTGCCCTGAGCTTGCTGGGATGGCTCAGAGCTCGCCGGAGTGCGTCTGTAATCTTCTCGGCGGCGGTGCATCGCCGCGTTTCGGAGTCAAGCTTGATAAGCAGAGAGCGGAGGAACTTTCTTCAATCTGCGGTGTGAAAGCTCCTTCGCCTAGTCTGTGTTCAG TTCTTGGTTTTCCAACCATCTCTCCAGCAGGAAGTGAAGATTCATCATCTGGAg GTTCTGAAGGATCGGACAAAGATAAGAAAAACGGAGGTGGCATGGCCACTAAAGGTTATGGATTAGCTTTGAACTCTCTTGTGTTGGCCTTGTTCACGATTTTTTCTTTATACTGA